One region of Egibacteraceae bacterium genomic DNA includes:
- a CDS encoding CDP-alcohol phosphatidyltransferase family protein, with the protein MLDRAVRRAVVPTLDRVGRRLAGTGITADALTVTGLVVGLGAAAAVATTRWWLGLGLWLANRLLDGLDGAVARAGVPSESGAFLDIVSDFTVYGAFVVGVAVAVPDARLACAVLLCTYYVNGASLLAYSSLAERRGLAAVDERGVRFLGGLTEGTETVIVHSLFCVVPAAAAPIAWVFAVAVGLTAGWRTLAAAHALRGS; encoded by the coding sequence ATGCTCGACCGGGCGGTGCGCCGCGCGGTCGTGCCGACCCTTGACCGGGTCGGGCGACGGCTGGCCGGCACCGGGATCACCGCCGACGCGCTGACCGTGACCGGCCTGGTCGTCGGGCTGGGCGCCGCCGCCGCTGTGGCCACGACCCGCTGGTGGCTCGGGCTGGGGTTGTGGCTGGCCAACCGCCTGCTCGACGGACTGGACGGCGCGGTCGCCCGGGCCGGCGTGCCCTCGGAGTCGGGTGCGTTCCTCGACATCGTCTCGGACTTCACCGTCTACGGGGCGTTCGTCGTCGGGGTCGCCGTGGCGGTGCCCGACGCGCGGCTGGCGTGCGCCGTGCTGCTGTGCACCTACTACGTCAACGGGGCGTCGCTGCTGGCCTACTCCTCCCTGGCCGAGCGGCGTGGGCTGGCCGCCGTCGACGAGCGGGGCGTGCGCTTCCTGGGTGGGCTCACCGAGGGCACCGAGACGGTGATCGTGCACAGCCTGTTCTGCGTCGTGCCCGCCGCGGCGGCGCCGATCGCCTGGGTCTTCGCTGTCGCGGTCGGGCTCACCGCGGGCTGGCGGACGCTCGCCGCCGCGCATGCCCTGCGGGGGTCGTGA
- a CDS encoding FAD-dependent oxidoreductase, translating into MKPDLDLAVLGGGTAGLTAAVLAAELGARVALVERDRTGGDCLWTGCVPSKSLIASAGLAHRMRHADHVGLTPVDPDVDLAAVLDRVRAVQAHIEPHDSAERLTSLGVEVIADSARFLAPRRLALAASGRVLTARAVLVATGSAPLLPPIEGLADADPLTTDTIWATTTLPPRLVVLGGGPVGCELGQAFARLGSQVTIVEQAERLLPSEDPAVGQLLADRFAEEGVAVHTSSPAVAVTRDASGVRLELATPDGAVTVEGDELLVALGRRPRTAGLDLACAGVRTGRHGAVNVDRRLRTSAGGVYAAGDVTAELPFTHVAAYQAGVATLNALLGLRRSVSYRAVPYVVFTDPEVAHVGLHEHRARARWGARVVVARHDYRDVDRALTAATPYGFATLVGDPKGRLVGATVAAPAAGEVIGELAALVARRAGVGDVFKTVHPYPTFALGAATAGAAHLRRRFLTDRTRRVVRPLLGARRAVTRA; encoded by the coding sequence ATGAAGCCCGACCTGGACCTGGCGGTGCTTGGGGGCGGCACCGCGGGGCTGACCGCTGCGGTGCTGGCCGCCGAGCTGGGCGCACGGGTCGCCCTGGTCGAGCGTGACCGCACCGGCGGGGACTGCCTGTGGACGGGCTGCGTGCCGAGCAAGAGCCTGATCGCATCCGCCGGTCTGGCCCATCGCATGCGCCACGCCGACCACGTCGGGCTGACCCCTGTGGATCCTGACGTGGATCTCGCCGCGGTGCTGGACCGGGTGCGGGCCGTCCAGGCCCACATCGAACCACACGACTCTGCCGAGCGTCTGACGTCGCTGGGCGTGGAGGTCATCGCCGACAGCGCCCGGTTCCTCGCCCCCCGCCGGCTCGCTCTGGCAGCCTCGGGACGAGTGCTGACCGCTCGAGCCGTACTCGTGGCCACCGGCTCGGCACCGCTGCTGCCACCGATCGAGGGACTCGCGGACGCCGACCCTTTGACCACCGACACCATCTGGGCCACCACGACGCTGCCGCCACGCCTGGTCGTGCTCGGCGGCGGGCCGGTGGGCTGCGAGCTCGGTCAGGCGTTCGCCCGACTGGGCAGCCAGGTGACCATCGTGGAGCAGGCCGAGCGTCTCCTGCCAAGCGAGGACCCCGCGGTGGGCCAACTGCTCGCCGACCGGTTCGCGGAGGAGGGCGTGGCCGTGCACACCAGCAGCCCCGCCGTTGCGGTCACCCGCGACGCGTCGGGAGTGCGCCTGGAGCTGGCCACGCCCGACGGTGCCGTCACGGTGGAGGGCGACGAGCTGCTCGTCGCGCTCGGACGGCGTCCCCGCACCGCCGGCCTGGACCTGGCGTGCGCCGGGGTGCGCACCGGTCGCCACGGCGCGGTGAACGTCGACCGGCGTCTGCGCACCAGCGCCGGTGGGGTCTACGCCGCGGGCGACGTCACCGCCGAGCTGCCGTTCACCCACGTCGCTGCCTACCAGGCCGGCGTCGCCACGTTGAACGCCCTGCTGGGGCTGCGCCGGTCCGTCAGCTACCGCGCCGTGCCCTACGTGGTGTTCACCGACCCCGAGGTCGCCCACGTCGGGCTGCACGAACATCGGGCCCGTGCCCGCTGGGGGGCGCGCGTGGTCGTGGCCCGCCACGACTACCGCGACGTGGACCGGGCGCTGACCGCGGCCACGCCCTACGGCTTCGCCACGCTGGTCGGGGACCCCAAAGGCCGGCTCGTGGGCGCCACCGTCGCCGCGCCGGCCGCGGGCGAGGTCATCGGCGAGCTGGCCGCACTGGTGGCACGCCGCGCCGGGGTGGGTGATGTGTTCAAGACCGTGCACCCCTACCCGACGTTCGCGCTGGGCGCGGCCACGGCCGGCGCCGCGCACCTGCGCCGGCGGTTCCTCACTGACCGCACCAGGCGGGTCGTCAGACCGCTGCTCGGGGCGCGGCGCGCGGTCACCCGCGCCTGA